One Streptomyces sp. R28 DNA window includes the following coding sequences:
- a CDS encoding helix-turn-helix transcriptional regulator codes for MDGDLGDFLRSRRARIQPEEVGLASYGRRRVPGLRREEVAQLAGVSVDYYIRLEQGRGPSVSDAVLDSIARVLRLDETEHAYLHAVARPSKKGERRRSAPRVRPGIQLLLDSIERTPAFVLGPAMDVLAWNSLADALNGFSRMAPDRRNVVRQLFLEPEGRDLYPDWAAVAAQTVANLRLSAGAHPDDRGVRELVGELSLKSEDFRRLWADHQVRACMYGVKRVRHPVAGLLTLPYESLTLPETPEQTLVVYTPEPGSETAERLALLGSWASSPGR; via the coding sequence ATGGACGGGGACCTCGGAGATTTCCTGCGCTCGCGCCGCGCCCGCATCCAGCCCGAGGAGGTGGGGCTGGCCTCCTACGGCCGGCGCCGGGTGCCCGGGTTGCGCCGTGAGGAGGTGGCGCAGCTGGCCGGGGTGAGCGTCGATTACTACATCCGGTTGGAGCAGGGCCGCGGGCCGAGCGTCTCGGACGCCGTGCTGGACTCGATCGCCCGGGTCCTGCGCCTGGACGAGACCGAGCACGCCTATCTGCACGCGGTGGCCCGTCCGTCGAAGAAGGGCGAGCGCCGCCGCAGCGCGCCACGTGTCCGCCCCGGCATCCAGCTGCTGCTGGACAGCATCGAGCGCACCCCGGCCTTCGTCCTCGGCCCCGCCATGGACGTACTGGCCTGGAACTCCCTCGCCGACGCCCTGAACGGCTTCAGCCGCATGGCCCCCGACCGGCGCAACGTCGTCCGCCAGCTCTTCCTCGAACCCGAAGGCCGCGATCTCTACCCCGACTGGGCCGCGGTCGCCGCCCAGACCGTCGCCAACCTGCGGCTGAGCGCAGGCGCCCACCCGGACGACCGCGGTGTGCGCGAACTCGTCGGCGAACTCTCCCTCAAGAGCGAGGATTTCCGCCGCCTGTGGGCCGACCACCAGGTCAGGGCGTGCATGTACGGGGTGAAGCGCGTCCGGCATCCGGTCGCGGGTCTGCTGACCCTGCCGTACGAGTCGCTGACGCTCCCGGAGACGCCGGAACAGACGCTCGTGGTCTATACGCCGGAGCCGGGTTCGGAGACGGCCGAGAGGCTGGCGCTGCTGGGAAGCTGGGCGTCGAGTCCCGGCCGCTGA
- a CDS encoding cystathionine beta-synthase — protein sequence MHFHDSMISLVGNTPLLRLNNVTKGIGATVLAKVEYFNPGGSVKDRIALRMIEAAEESGALKPGGTIVEPTSGNTGVGLAIVAQQKGYKCIFVCPDKVSTDKINVLRAYGAEVVVCPTAVDPEHPDSYYNVSDRLVRETPGAWKPDQYSNPNNPLSHYHSTGPELWEQTEGKITHFVAGVGTGGTISGTGRYLKDVSDGKVQVVGADPEGSVYSGGSGRPYLVEGVGEDFWPTAYDRTVADEIVAVSDKDSFQMTRRLAREEGLLVGGSCGMAVVAALRVAERLEEDDVVVVLLPDSGRGYLSKIFNDEWMADYGFLDDEGPSARVSDVLNDKEHGAIPSLVHMHPDETVGQAIEVLREYGVSQMPIVKPGAGHPDVMAAEVVGSVVERELLDALFTKRASLDDPLEKHMSAPLPQVGSGEPVGDLMSVLGGADAAIVLVEGKPTGVVSRQDLLAFLAKGGK from the coding sequence GTGCATTTCCACGACTCGATGATCAGCCTCGTCGGCAACACCCCGCTGCTGAGGCTCAACAACGTGACCAAGGGCATCGGGGCGACCGTCCTGGCCAAGGTGGAGTACTTCAACCCGGGCGGCTCCGTGAAGGACCGCATCGCCCTGCGCATGATCGAGGCCGCGGAGGAGAGCGGTGCGCTCAAGCCCGGCGGCACGATCGTCGAGCCGACCAGCGGCAACACCGGCGTCGGCCTGGCCATCGTGGCCCAGCAGAAGGGGTACAAGTGCATCTTCGTGTGCCCCGACAAGGTCAGCACCGACAAGATCAATGTGCTCCGCGCATACGGCGCCGAGGTGGTCGTCTGCCCGACCGCCGTCGACCCCGAGCACCCGGACTCCTACTACAACGTCTCCGACCGGCTCGTGCGCGAGACGCCCGGCGCCTGGAAGCCGGACCAGTACTCCAACCCCAACAACCCGCTCTCCCACTACCACTCCACCGGCCCCGAGCTGTGGGAGCAGACGGAGGGGAAGATCACCCACTTCGTGGCGGGCGTGGGGACCGGCGGGACGATCTCCGGTACCGGTCGCTATCTGAAGGACGTCAGCGACGGCAAGGTGCAGGTCGTCGGCGCCGACCCGGAGGGCTCCGTGTACTCCGGCGGATCCGGGCGGCCGTACCTCGTCGAGGGCGTCGGTGAGGACTTCTGGCCGACCGCGTACGACCGGACCGTTGCCGACGAGATCGTCGCCGTGTCCGACAAGGACTCCTTCCAGATGACCCGGCGGCTGGCCCGTGAGGAAGGCCTGCTCGTGGGCGGTTCGTGCGGCATGGCCGTCGTGGCCGCGCTGCGGGTCGCCGAGCGGCTCGAGGAGGACGACGTCGTGGTGGTGCTGCTGCCGGACAGCGGGCGCGGCTACCTTTCCAAGATCTTCAACGACGAGTGGATGGCCGACTACGGCTTCCTCGATGACGAGGGCCCGAGCGCGCGCGTCAGCGACGTCCTCAACGACAAGGAGCACGGCGCCATCCCGTCCCTCGTCCACATGCACCCGGACGAGACGGTCGGTCAGGCCATCGAGGTGCTGCGCGAGTACGGCGTCTCGCAGATGCCCATCGTGAAGCCGGGCGCCGGCCACCCGGACGTCATGGCCGCCGAGGTCGTCGGGTCCGTCGTCGAACGGGAGTTGCTCGACGCGCTGTTCACCAAGCGGGCCTCGCTCGACGACCCGCTGGAGAAGCACATGTCGGCCCCGCTGCCGCAGGTCGGATCCGGCGAGCCGGTCGGCGACCTGATGTCGGTGCTGGGCGGCGCCGACGCGGCGATCGTCCTCGTCGAGGGCAAGCCGACCGGTGTGGTCAGCCGGCAGGACCTGCTGGCCTTCCTCGCCAAGGGCGGGAAGTAG
- a CDS encoding SGNH/GDSL hydrolase family protein — translation MTSMSRARVARRIAAGAAYGGGGIGLAGAAAVGLLLAEVRLARRHVGNGTDNHVPNADGRYGHLYDTPADPPLRLTILGDSTAAGQGVHRAGQTPGALLASGLAAVAERPVLMRNVALPGARSDDLDRQVALVLADPAPLPDICVIMIGANDVTNRMPPTRSVRHLSSAVRRLRTAGAEVVVGTCPDLGTIEPVQQPLRWLARRASRQLAAAQTIGVVEQGGRTVSLGDLLGPEFAANPRELFGPDNYHPSAEGYATAAMAVLPTVCAALGLWPAEEERPDVTRREGFLPVARAAAEAASEAGTEVTAAMPTGPKGPWALLKRRRRRRVPEPDRAPVTPSP, via the coding sequence ATGACGAGCATGTCGAGGGCGCGAGTGGCCCGGCGGATCGCGGCGGGAGCGGCGTACGGCGGAGGCGGGATCGGTCTGGCCGGCGCGGCGGCCGTCGGTCTCCTCCTCGCCGAGGTGCGGCTGGCCAGGCGCCACGTGGGCAACGGCACCGACAACCACGTACCGAACGCCGACGGCCGCTACGGCCACCTGTACGACACCCCCGCCGACCCGCCGCTGCGCCTGACGATCCTGGGTGACTCGACGGCCGCCGGCCAGGGCGTGCACCGAGCAGGCCAGACCCCGGGCGCACTGCTGGCGTCGGGGCTGGCGGCGGTGGCGGAACGTCCGGTGCTGATGCGCAACGTGGCCCTGCCGGGCGCCCGCTCGGACGACCTGGACCGCCAGGTGGCCCTGGTGCTCGCCGACCCCGCCCCGCTGCCCGACATCTGCGTGATCATGATCGGCGCCAACGACGTCACGAACCGCATGCCACCGACGCGCTCGGTGCGCCACCTGTCCTCGGCGGTACGGCGTCTGCGCACGGCCGGCGCGGAGGTGGTGGTCGGCACGTGTCCCGACCTCGGCACCATCGAACCGGTCCAGCAACCCCTGCGCTGGCTGGCCCGACGGGCCTCACGCCAGCTGGCGGCCGCCCAGACGATCGGAGTCGTCGAACAGGGCGGCCGCACGGTGTCGCTGGGCGACCTGCTGGGTCCGGAGTTCGCGGCGAACCCGCGCGAGCTCTTCGGCCCCGACAACTACCACCCCTCGGCGGAGGGCTACGCCACGGCGGCGATGGCGGTCCTCCCGACGGTCTGCGCGGCCCTGGGCCTGTGGCCGGCGGAAGAGGAGCGCCCCGACGTCACCCGCCGCGAGGGCTTCCTCCCGGTGGCCCGTGCGGCGGCCGAGGCCGCGTCGGAGGCGGGCACGGAGGTCACGGCAGCGATGCCGACGGGACCGAAGGGGCCGTGGGCCCTCCTCAAGAGGCGCCGCCGCCGCCGCGTCCCGGAACCGGACCGTGCCCCGGTGACGCCGTCGCCGTGA
- a CDS encoding acetyl-CoA C-acetyltransferase → MPEAVIVSTARSPIGRAFKGSLKDLRPDDLTATIIQAALAKVPELDPRDIDDLHLGCGLPGGEQGNNLGRIVAVQMGMDHLPGCTVTRYCSSSLQTSRMALHAIKAGEGDVFISAGVEMVSSYAKGNSDSIPDTHNPLFAEAEARTAEVAQQEGTTWHDPREDGLVPDPYIAMGQTAENLARAKGITRQDMDEFGVRSQNLAEEAIKNGFWEREITPVTTPDGTVVSKDDGPRPGVTMEGVQGLKPVFRPDGLVTAANCCPLNDGAAAVVIMSDTKARELGLTPLARIVSTGVSGLSPEIMGLGPVDASNQALRRAGLTIDDIDLVEINEAFAAQVIPSYRDLGIDLDKLNVNGGAIAVGHPFGMTGARITGTLINSLQFHDKQFGLETMCVGGGQGMAMVIERLS, encoded by the coding sequence ATGCCCGAAGCCGTGATCGTCTCGACCGCCCGCTCCCCCATCGGCCGCGCCTTCAAGGGCTCCCTCAAAGACCTGCGCCCCGACGACCTCACCGCCACGATCATCCAGGCGGCCCTCGCCAAGGTCCCCGAGCTGGACCCGAGGGACATCGACGACCTCCACCTCGGCTGCGGCCTCCCCGGCGGCGAGCAGGGCAACAACCTCGGCCGCATCGTCGCCGTACAGATGGGAATGGACCACCTCCCGGGCTGCACCGTCACCCGGTACTGCTCCTCCTCCCTGCAGACCTCCCGCATGGCCCTGCACGCCATCAAGGCCGGCGAGGGCGACGTCTTCATCTCGGCCGGCGTGGAGATGGTCTCCAGCTACGCCAAGGGCAACTCCGACAGCATCCCCGACACGCACAACCCCCTCTTCGCCGAGGCCGAGGCCCGCACCGCCGAGGTCGCCCAGCAGGAGGGCACGACCTGGCACGACCCGCGCGAGGACGGCCTCGTCCCCGACCCGTACATCGCCATGGGCCAGACCGCCGAGAACCTCGCCCGGGCGAAGGGCATCACCCGCCAGGACATGGACGAGTTCGGCGTCCGCTCGCAGAACCTCGCCGAGGAAGCCATCAAGAACGGCTTCTGGGAGCGCGAGATCACCCCGGTCACGACCCCCGACGGCACGGTCGTCAGCAAGGACGACGGCCCCCGCCCCGGCGTCACCATGGAGGGCGTCCAGGGCCTCAAGCCGGTCTTCCGCCCCGACGGCCTCGTCACCGCCGCCAACTGCTGCCCCCTCAACGACGGCGCGGCCGCGGTCGTGATCATGTCCGACACCAAGGCCCGCGAGCTCGGCCTCACCCCGCTCGCCCGCATCGTCTCCACGGGCGTCTCCGGCCTCTCCCCCGAGATCATGGGCCTCGGCCCGGTCGACGCGAGCAACCAGGCCCTGCGCCGGGCCGGCCTGACGATCGACGACATCGACCTGGTCGAGATCAACGAGGCGTTCGCCGCCCAGGTGATCCCCTCCTACCGCGACCTGGGCATCGACCTCGACAAGCTGAACGTCAACGGCGGCGCCATCGCCGTCGGCCACCCCTTCGGCATGACCGGCGCCCGCATCACCGGCACGCTCATCAACTCGCTCCAGTTCCACGACAAGCAGTTCGGCCTGGAGACGATGTGCGTCGGCGGCGGCCAGGGCATGGCGATGGTCATCGAGCGCCTGAGCTGA
- a CDS encoding DUF4287 domain-containing protein produces MSHVLSEETHRNMLARIPHCTGREVSDWLRTVEEGPALFRFEEKVSWLRHEYDLAYGHAKAIVHEYDLRRAARKFL; encoded by the coding sequence ATGTCCCACGTCCTCTCCGAGGAGACCCACCGCAACATGCTCGCCCGCATCCCCCACTGCACCGGTCGTGAAGTCTCCGACTGGCTCCGCACCGTAGAAGAAGGACCGGCTCTCTTTCGCTTCGAAGAGAAGGTCAGCTGGCTTCGCCACGAATACGACCTCGCGTACGGCCACGCGAAGGCGATCGTCCACGAGTACGACCTGAGGAGGGCGGCGCGCAAATTCCTCTAG
- a CDS encoding Bax inhibitor-1/YccA family protein, translating to MRSSNPVFSRRGFSRDNGYAGFNTAPQAGGAAVGTQGNPYAQPQAANPYAQNPYAQNPYAQQDLQHGAPPQAPATTGRMTMDDVILRTGTTLGVLIVTAALAWALLPVDDANISRSYGIGIGAALVGMVLAFVQSFKRKASPALILTYAAFEGVFLGVISSIVDNRIASGAAMQAVLGTMAVFAAVLVAYKAGWIRVNRRFVGFVMAAALGFILLMAVNLLFAVFGGGDGLGFRSGPLGILFGVVGILLGACFLALDFKQVEDGLAYGAPREEAWLAAFGLTLTLVWIYMEFLRIIAILNSSD from the coding sequence ATGAGGAGCAGTAACCCGGTCTTCTCGCGACGGGGGTTCAGCCGCGACAACGGCTACGCGGGCTTCAACACCGCGCCGCAGGCCGGGGGCGCCGCTGTCGGCACGCAGGGCAACCCGTACGCCCAGCCGCAGGCCGCCAACCCGTACGCGCAGAACCCTTACGCCCAGAACCCGTACGCCCAGCAGGACCTGCAGCACGGCGCACCGCCGCAGGCCCCGGCCACCACCGGCCGGATGACGATGGACGATGTCATCCTGCGCACCGGCACCACGCTCGGCGTCCTGATCGTCACGGCCGCGCTCGCCTGGGCGCTGCTGCCCGTCGACGACGCGAACATCAGCCGGTCCTACGGCATCGGTATCGGCGCCGCGCTGGTCGGCATGGTCCTGGCGTTCGTCCAGTCCTTCAAGCGCAAGGCCTCGCCGGCGCTGATCCTGACGTACGCCGCGTTCGAGGGCGTGTTCCTCGGCGTGATCTCCAGCATCGTCGACAACCGCATCGCCAGCGGTGCGGCCATGCAGGCGGTGCTCGGCACCATGGCGGTCTTCGCCGCGGTGCTGGTGGCCTACAAGGCCGGCTGGATCCGCGTCAACCGCCGCTTCGTCGGCTTCGTGATGGCGGCCGCGCTCGGCTTCATCCTGCTGATGGCGGTCAACCTGCTGTTCGCCGTCTTCGGCGGCGGTGACGGCCTCGGCTTCCGCAGCGGCCCGCTCGGCATCCTCTTCGGTGTCGTCGGCATCCTGCTCGGTGCCTGCTTCCTCGCCCTGGACTTCAAGCAGGTCGAGGACGGTCTCGCCTACGGCGCGCCGCGCGAGGAGGCCTGGCTGGCGGCCTTCGGCCTCACGCTGACGCTGGTGTGGATCTACATGGAGTTCCTGAGGATCATCGCGATCCTCAACAGCAGCGACTGA
- a CDS encoding 4-hydroxybenzoate 3-monooxygenase: protein MRTTVGIIGAGPAGLLLARLLHNAGIDSVVLESRDRAYVEHRQRAGILEQGTVDVLRAAGAAERMDREGLRHDGIELRFDKRRHRVDFPALTGGRSVMVYAQTEVCKDLIALQLKEGGPLLFEAEALAVEGADTDSPRVRFRYEGSEDVLECDYVVGCDGFWGVSRKAIPAELTQVFERTYPFGWLGILADVPPSHDELVYARHDRGFALLSMRSPSVSRLYLQVPEGTDAEAWSDDEIWAELERRFETADDWRLERGPLTQKSVTPMRSYVHEPMRHGRLFLAGDAAHIVPPTGAKGLNLAVGDVVTFARALTHERETGSAQLLDAYSETCLRRVWQAERFSYDMTTLLHRTPDATPFEDRLQLARLERIAGSRAAETDLAEGYTGFPFG, encoded by the coding sequence ATGCGCACCACCGTCGGCATCATCGGAGCGGGCCCCGCCGGCCTCCTCCTCGCCCGGCTGCTCCACAACGCCGGCATCGACTCGGTCGTCCTGGAGAGCCGCGACCGCGCCTACGTCGAGCACCGCCAGCGCGCCGGAATCCTGGAGCAGGGCACGGTGGACGTGCTGCGCGCGGCCGGCGCCGCGGAGCGCATGGACCGCGAGGGCCTGCGCCACGACGGCATCGAGCTCCGCTTCGACAAGCGGCGCCACCGCGTCGACTTCCCCGCCCTCACCGGCGGCCGGTCCGTGATGGTCTACGCCCAGACCGAGGTCTGCAAGGACCTCATCGCCCTCCAGCTCAAGGAGGGCGGCCCGCTGCTCTTCGAGGCGGAGGCCCTCGCGGTCGAGGGCGCGGACACCGACAGCCCGCGCGTGCGCTTCCGGTACGAGGGGAGCGAGGACGTCCTCGAATGCGACTACGTCGTCGGCTGCGACGGCTTCTGGGGCGTGTCCCGCAAGGCGATCCCCGCCGAACTCACCCAAGTCTTCGAGCGGACGTACCCCTTCGGCTGGCTCGGCATCCTCGCCGACGTACCGCCCTCCCACGACGAACTCGTCTACGCCCGCCATGACCGCGGCTTCGCCCTGCTGTCCATGCGTTCCCCGTCCGTCTCCCGCCTCTACCTCCAGGTCCCCGAGGGCACGGACGCCGAGGCATGGAGCGACGACGAGATCTGGGCGGAACTGGAGCGGCGCTTCGAGACGGCCGACGACTGGCGGCTGGAGCGCGGCCCCCTCACCCAGAAGTCGGTCACGCCCATGCGCTCGTACGTCCACGAACCCATGCGCCACGGCCGTCTGTTCCTCGCCGGCGACGCGGCGCACATCGTGCCGCCGACGGGCGCGAAGGGCCTGAACCTGGCCGTCGGAGACGTCGTCACCTTCGCGAGGGCGCTGACGCACGAGCGGGAGACCGGCTCGGCTCAGCTCCTCGACGCCTACTCCGAGACCTGTCTGCGCCGCGTCTGGCAGGCCGAGCGGTTCTCGTACGACATGACGACGCTGCTGCACCGCACCCCCGACGCCACGCCGTTCGAGGACCGGCTGCAGCTGGCGCGGCTGGAGCGGATCGCGGGGTCCAGGGCGGCCGAGACGGATCTGGCCGAGGGGTACACCGGGTTCCCGTTCGGGTGA
- a CDS encoding ABC transporter ATP-binding protein — protein sequence MTTASIADRATTVAARATDLSKIYGQGETQVVALDRVTAEFRQAEFTAIMGPSGSGKSTLMHCVAGLDTFSSGSVRIGDTELGSLKDKQLTKLRRDKIGFIFQAFNLLPTLTALENITLPMDIAGRKADKQWVDSVIRMVGLADRLSHRPAQLSGGQQQRVAVARALASKPEIIFGDEPTGNLDSRSGAEVLGFLRNSVRELGQTVVMVTPDPVAAAYADRVVFLADGRIVDEMYRPTAETVLDFMKQFDAKGRTS from the coding sequence GTGACCACCGCATCCATCGCCGACCGGGCCACCACCGTGGCCGCGCGTGCCACGGATCTTTCGAAGATCTACGGACAGGGCGAAACCCAGGTGGTCGCCCTGGACCGGGTCACCGCCGAGTTCCGGCAGGCCGAGTTCACCGCGATCATGGGCCCGTCCGGCTCCGGGAAGTCCACGCTGATGCACTGCGTGGCCGGCCTGGACACCTTCTCGTCCGGGTCGGTGCGCATCGGCGACACCGAGTTGGGCTCCCTGAAGGACAAGCAGCTGACCAAGCTGCGCCGGGACAAGATCGGATTCATCTTCCAGGCGTTCAACCTGCTGCCGACGTTGACGGCCCTGGAGAACATCACCCTCCCGATGGACATCGCGGGCCGCAAGGCTGACAAGCAGTGGGTGGATTCGGTCATCCGGATGGTGGGCCTGGCCGACCGCCTCAGCCACCGCCCCGCCCAGCTCTCCGGCGGCCAGCAGCAGCGCGTCGCCGTGGCCCGCGCGCTGGCCTCCAAGCCCGAGATCATCTTCGGCGACGAGCCGACCGGAAACCTCGACTCGCGCTCCGGCGCCGAGGTGCTGGGCTTTCTTCGCAACTCCGTACGGGAGCTGGGGCAGACGGTGGTGATGGTGACCCCCGACCCGGTGGCGGCGGCGTACGCGGACCGGGTGGTGTTCCTCGCCGACGGACGGATCGTCGACGAGATGTACCGGCCCACGGCCGAGACGGTCCTCGACTTCATGAAGCAGTTCGACGCGAAGGGCCGCACCAGCTGA
- a CDS encoding ABC transporter permease, whose amino-acid sequence MFRTALRNVLAHKARLLMTVLAVMLGVAFVSGTLVFADTLSNAFRNQSAKSYDDVAVAITSYANPDDAKAEPGLSPKTLDKIAAVDGVTAAYGRVDGFAGVADPDGKLIGVGWSNKGSNFAPGKDGKDPAYTFTDGSGPVKDDQIALDKESAAKGEYQVGDRVRVATNGPVKEYTLSGVFTTEDGAVNAGGSLVLFDTAVAQKQYLKPGYFASATVTAAPGANDAKILDAVKPLLPEAAEAKTGQALADEQAEQIEQGLGSLKQVLLGFAGIALFVGIFLISNTFTMLVAQRTKEIALMRAVGASRRQITRSVLAEAAVVGLVASVIGFVLGVGLAVGLRSGMAAFGMKIPDGPLILSVTPVIAAISVGVLITMFAAWLPGRRAAKIPPVAAMSSVHAVATTKSLVLRNSLGAAVTALGAAGIVLGASSGGDTGRMYIAAGAFFALVGVIILIPLLSRPVIALVRPLLVGPFGVAGKLAGQNAVRNPRRTGATASALAIGLTLVTGLSVLGATVGTAIDKMTTDNIKADYMVSMANSGYLDQSALTALEKAKGVTAVSPQQSAYFQLGDEDFVSASAVTPGDIEQVLNVDVVSGNIDALAKGQIAIAEKTAKNKGWKPGDSLPVTFNDEKKATLTVGAVFKDSEFLSPVLVDAKVVNPHEVQPSIQQIFVNVDGGESAANEKVLTDALGDNPAITVMDQQDIRNEFGGVINTMLNIMYGLLAMALIIAVLGVVNTLAMSVFERQQEIGMLRAIGLDRRRVKRMVRLEAVVISVFGAVIGIGLGSFLGWAIGETIADQIPGYALVLPWDRIGIFLVLAGLVGVLASLWPARNAARLNMLNAIKAE is encoded by the coding sequence ATGTTCCGCACCGCCCTGCGCAACGTACTCGCGCACAAGGCCCGGCTCCTGATGACCGTGCTCGCCGTGATGCTCGGCGTCGCGTTCGTCTCCGGCACCCTGGTCTTCGCCGACACCCTCTCCAACGCCTTCCGCAACCAGTCGGCGAAGAGCTACGACGACGTCGCCGTCGCCATCACCTCGTACGCGAACCCGGACGACGCCAAGGCAGAGCCCGGTCTCTCCCCGAAGACCCTGGACAAGATCGCCGCGGTGGACGGCGTCACCGCCGCGTACGGCCGCGTCGACGGCTTCGCCGGGGTCGCCGACCCCGACGGGAAGCTGATAGGAGTCGGCTGGTCCAACAAGGGCTCCAACTTCGCCCCCGGCAAGGACGGCAAGGACCCCGCCTACACGTTCACCGACGGCTCGGGCCCGGTGAAGGACGATCAGATCGCCCTGGACAAGGAGTCCGCGGCCAAGGGCGAGTACCAGGTCGGCGACCGGGTCCGGGTCGCCACGAACGGGCCGGTGAAGGAGTACACCCTCAGCGGCGTGTTCACCACCGAGGACGGCGCCGTCAACGCCGGCGGCAGTCTCGTCCTGTTCGACACCGCGGTCGCCCAGAAGCAGTACCTCAAGCCGGGCTACTTCGCGAGTGCCACCGTCACCGCCGCCCCCGGCGCGAACGACGCGAAGATCCTGGACGCGGTCAAGCCGCTGCTGCCGGAAGCCGCCGAGGCCAAGACCGGCCAGGCGCTCGCGGACGAGCAGGCCGAGCAGATCGAACAGGGTCTGGGCTCGCTCAAGCAGGTCCTGCTGGGCTTCGCGGGCATCGCGCTGTTCGTCGGGATCTTCCTGATCTCCAACACCTTCACGATGCTGGTCGCCCAGCGCACGAAGGAGATCGCGCTGATGCGGGCGGTCGGCGCGTCGCGCAGGCAGATCACCCGGTCGGTGCTCGCCGAGGCCGCGGTGGTGGGCCTGGTCGCCTCGGTGATCGGCTTCGTCCTCGGCGTCGGCCTCGCGGTCGGTCTGCGGTCGGGAATGGCCGCGTTCGGCATGAAGATCCCGGACGGCCCCCTGATCCTGTCCGTCACGCCGGTGATCGCCGCGATCAGTGTCGGTGTGCTGATCACGATGTTCGCCGCCTGGCTGCCCGGCCGCCGGGCCGCGAAGATCCCGCCGGTGGCGGCCATGAGCAGCGTCCACGCGGTGGCGACCACCAAGTCGCTGGTGCTGCGCAACTCCCTCGGTGCGGCCGTCACCGCCCTCGGCGCGGCCGGGATCGTGCTGGGTGCCTCGTCCGGCGGCGACACTGGCCGGATGTACATCGCGGCGGGCGCGTTCTTCGCGCTGGTCGGTGTGATCATCCTGATCCCGCTGCTCTCCCGCCCCGTGATCGCGCTCGTCCGTCCGCTGCTCGTCGGCCCGTTCGGGGTGGCCGGCAAGCTGGCCGGCCAGAACGCGGTCCGCAATCCACGCCGTACCGGCGCCACCGCCTCGGCACTGGCGATCGGGCTGACGCTGGTCACCGGCCTGTCGGTGCTCGGTGCCACGGTCGGCACGGCCATCGACAAGATGACCACGGACAACATCAAGGCCGACTACATGGTCTCGATGGCGAACAGCGGGTACCTCGACCAGTCCGCGCTGACGGCGCTGGAGAAGGCCAAGGGCGTCACCGCGGTCTCGCCGCAGCAGAGCGCCTACTTCCAGCTCGGTGACGAGGACTTCGTGTCCGCCTCGGCGGTCACGCCGGGCGACATCGAGCAGGTCCTGAACGTCGACGTCGTCAGCGGCAACATCGACGCGCTGGCCAAGGGCCAGATCGCCATCGCCGAGAAGACGGCCAAGAACAAGGGCTGGAAGCCCGGCGACAGCCTCCCCGTCACCTTCAACGACGAGAAGAAGGCCACGCTGACCGTCGGCGCCGTCTTCAAGGACAGCGAGTTCCTCTCCCCCGTCCTCGTCGACGCCAAGGTGGTGAACCCGCACGAGGTGCAGCCGTCCATCCAGCAGATCTTCGTGAACGTGGACGGCGGCGAGTCCGCGGCGAACGAGAAGGTCCTCACCGACGCGCTGGGCGACAACCCCGCGATCACGGTCATGGACCAGCAGGACATCCGCAACGAGTTCGGCGGCGTCATCAACACCATGCTGAACATCATGTACGGCCTGCTGGCGATGGCCCTGATCATCGCCGTGCTGGGTGTCGTCAACACCCTCGCGATGTCGGTCTTCGAACGGCAGCAGGAGATCGGCATGCTGCGTGCGATCGGTCTCGACCGGCGCCGGGTGAAGCGGATGGTCCGGCTGGAGGCCGTGGTCATCTCCGTGTTCGGCGCGGTGATCGGCATCGGTCTCGGCTCGTTCCTCGGCTGGGCGATCGGCGAGACCATCGCGGACCAGATCCCGGGCTACGCGCTGGTGCTGCCCTGGGACCGGATCGGGATCTTCCTGGTGCTGGCCGGTCTGGTGGGCGTCCTGGCCTCGCTGTGGCCGGCCCGCAACGCCGCGAGGCTGAACATGCTGAACGCGATCAAGGCCGAGTGA